The segment AGTCGATCAAAACACATTTGATGACCGTAAATTTACTTTGGGCTTTGGTTCAGAAGCAAAAGACTTTTTCTGGAATGTGAATGGCAGCAAGGCCATCACGGGTGAACGACTGGCCAACACAAGTGTCACTGTTGCCAATAACACCTTGTTTGGCAGCGATACCATAGGTGACTTTTCACAAGCTCAAGACATAGAAACCATCATAAGAACCTTTGAACACCCCTATGACTGGGGACTGGGTGGCCGCTTAGGTAAATACTTTGAACAAAGCATGTTCAGACTGACAGGTGGTCTAGACTACGAAGAAGGTGACTTTGGTTCTGACCAATTCACAGGCAGTGTCAATTTGGAAAAATACTTTAAAGACTCACCACACAGTTTGGCATTGAATGTTGAACAAATCAGTAAAAGTGGACAGTTTGAAACCGATAAGTCAGATACAAGAGCGAACGTCATGTATCGGTATGACTTCGGCAAAAACCACCAACCCACAACAGTAGCTGAAGAAGTTCAGGTGATAGATGAAGAGCGTTTGGCGCAATTGAAACTTGAAAACCGAAAAGTTGTTCAACATGAAATCAGCTTGGCCTCTACCGCTTTCTTTGACTTAGATTCTGATGTCATCAGAAACGACGCTGAATCTGAGTTAATGAAGTTAATCGACGCGTTGAAAGAGACTGACCTAGCCAGCAGCATCAGTATTGTTGGCCATACCTGTGACATTGCATCAAAATCATACAATCAAGATTTATCTGAAAGGCGTGCTGAAAGTGCCAAAAACTTCTTAGCCCGCAATGGTGTTGCAGAAGCTGCCATTTTGGCTTCAGGTAAAGGTGAAACAGCACCCAAATTTGACAACAATGACCCTGTAGAAAAAGTTAAAAACAGACGCGTTGAAATATCTTTCTTAACCATTGAGGAAGAGTTCAAAGAAGTGGATATTGCTGATGAAGACCTGCCCATGAAATGGGTGACTAAAGAAGTTGAAGCACCTGCCGCATGGATTAATCGTGCGCTGAACACGCCTGCTAAACACAAGCGTACAGTTGACGTTTACAAATACCAAGAAACTGAAACCAACACCTCTTTAGGTGAAAAGGTTTATTTAAACCAAGCGCCTAGCGCCAATGACGATAGCTTTTCTGTTCCTAGGACGACTGTCATTATGATGTTAGACGTATTGGCCAATGATTCAGATCCTGACGCGGGTGACACACTGACCATCATTGACAACACACAACCCAGTAATGGAACAGTCAGTAATAACGGTGGTTCTCTGTCATACGCTTTAGACCCAGGGTTTATTGGTACCGAAACTTTTACCTATACTGTAGAAGACAATGACGGACTGACATCGACTGCTACTGTGACCGTCACTGTTGACAACATGCTACCGGTTGCAACTGCTGATTCTGCAAACATTCAAACTGGTGTGGCCAGCATTGTAGACTATAGAACCAATGATTATGACCCAGATGGCGAGGTGTCCGACTTGACATTGACCTCTATCGATAACAGCAATCCAGATTTAGAAATTGCTGACAATGGAAACGGTACTTTAACGATTACAGCACTGAATGGCTATACAGGCACAACTGAGTTTACATACACCATCACTGATGCAGATGGTGGCACAGCAACAGCAACCATTGTTGTGACCGTCACCAGCGGACCGCCTGTGGGCAACAACCAGCCGCCTGTGGCGCAAGCTGACTCATATTTCACGATTGTTAATCAATCCAAAGTCATCAACCCACTTGAAAATGACACTGATCCTGACGGTGACAACATCACTTTAGTTTCTGTTGACTCAAGTAATGCATTAGGCACAGTTACTGACATTCAAGCTGATGGCAGCATGACATACACACCACCTGCTAACTGGTGTGGAACTGACACGTTCACTTACACCATTACCGATGGTGAATTTGAAGTCACAACAACTGTTCAAATCAGCATCATTGACTGACCCTTTTGAACAATTAAAAGCCAAATACTTGTCAACATTTGACGACAAGTGTTTGGCCATAAAAAAAGCGCTGAATGACAACAATCATTCAGCGCTTTATCAAGTTATCCACCAATTAAACGGTTCTGCAGGCAGCTATGGATTTGACGCCATAAGCGAACATTGCTTAAAACTAGAAAACCGCTTAGGTGATTGTCAGGCCATTGACAGCACCGTTGAACACTTATCTGTGCAGCTGATTGAAATCATCAATCAAGCCAAGGCTTGATTACCGTCCAAATCAGCTTCCAACTCTTTTTTAGGCAAATACCTCAGCCAAACCAACCAAACGACCAATGCGTCTAATATGATCAGCGCCTGCCACAAATACAGGTGAAACCATTCAAACCAATCCTTATCCCACTGTAATAAATAAAATAAAGAGATGATGCGAACTGTATTCAACCCTTGAATGGCAATAAAACCTAACAATATGCCTTTCAGTTTATATACCCAAGGTGATGGAAATGCCATGATGGCAGAAAACATGATGATTAAAGCCTCTACCCCGTTACACCCTGGAGCGATTTGAATGGCTAAACCCGTTTTGATATCACGGATAACATCTCCTTGTGCCACAACATCCGCATCAAACAATTGAACCAACCAGCTACAAAAACTGGCAATACCAGAGGTGAACGGTAAAATAACAGCTTGCCTTACGTCTTCTGTAATGTTCAACAAAAACAATGAAAGCAGTAAAAAAAGGAATATCACTGTGAATCTGATCATGGTTCAGCATCAAAATAAAACGGCATTTTAGCATAAGTGCCTGCCTTACAAAATTTTAACAACTCTCTAACATTGGCTTAACCAAGTTCTTAATATA is part of the Marinicella rhabdoformis genome and harbors:
- a CDS encoding Ig-like domain-containing protein produces the protein MDTKKWALLAAAMFTAQAGAQDQTNITGSEDQINFAYAGDDSRLGIGVDNEGEIVADFLKSFHTDWNRNWMGEFWYSDGAGGLKLDFHRLSGANQKGDLITNEDNLRIWKYFAAVDQNTFDDRKFTLGFGSEAKDFFWNVNGSKAITGERLANTSVTVANNTLFGSDTIGDFSQAQDIETIIRTFEHPYDWGLGGRLGKYFEQSMFRLTGGLDYEEGDFGSDQFTGSVNLEKYFKDSPHSLALNVEQISKSGQFETDKSDTRANVMYRYDFGKNHQPTTVAEEVQVIDEERLAQLKLENRKVVQHEISLASTAFFDLDSDVIRNDAESELMKLIDALKETDLASSISIVGHTCDIASKSYNQDLSERRAESAKNFLARNGVAEAAILASGKGETAPKFDNNDPVEKVKNRRVEISFLTIEEEFKEVDIADEDLPMKWVTKEVEAPAAWINRALNTPAKHKRTVDVYKYQETETNTSLGEKVYLNQAPSANDDSFSVPRTTVIMMLDVLANDSDPDAGDTLTIIDNTQPSNGTVSNNGGSLSYALDPGFIGTETFTYTVEDNDGLTSTATVTVTVDNMLPVATADSANIQTGVASIVDYRTNDYDPDGEVSDLTLTSIDNSNPDLEIADNGNGTLTITALNGYTGTTEFTYTITDADGGTATATIVVTVTSGPPVGNNQPPVAQADSYFTIVNQSKVINPLENDTDPDGDNITLVSVDSSNALGTVTDIQADGSMTYTPPANWCGTDTFTYTITDGEFEVTTTVQISIID
- a CDS encoding Hpt domain-containing protein; this translates as MNLKSQQLFKSASLTDPFEQLKAKYLSTFDDKCLAIKKALNDNNHSALYQVIHQLNGSAGSYGFDAISEHCLKLENRLGDCQAIDSTVEHLSVQLIEIINQAKA
- the xrtH gene encoding exosortase H; translated protein: MIRFTVIFLFLLLSLFLLNITEDVRQAVILPFTSGIASFCSWLVQLFDADVVAQGDVIRDIKTGLAIQIAPGCNGVEALIIMFSAIMAFPSPWVYKLKGILLGFIAIQGLNTVRIISLFYLLQWDKDWFEWFHLYLWQALIILDALVVWLVWLRYLPKKELEADLDGNQALA